The genomic interval GCTCGCGGGGCGCGCCGACCTGGCGGTGCACTCGCTCAAGGATCTGCCCTCCGCCCCCACCCCAGGGCTGGTGCTGGCGGCTGTACCGCCTCGGGAAGATCCCCGCGAGGTGCTATTGGCGCTCCCCTCGGCTTGGGACGCCCAAGCCCCGGCGCTGCCGCTGGCTCCGGGAGCGCGGGTGGGCTCCAGCGCGGTACGTCGCCAGGCCCAACTGGCCAAGCTGCGGCCCGACCTAACGCCGCTGGAGCTGCGCGGCAACGTTCCCACCCGGGTGGAAAAGCTCCGAAGCGGCAGTTACGAGGCGATCCTGCTGGCCTGGGCGGGGCTGAAGCGGCTGGGGCTGGATCTGGGGGGGCTCGAGGTGCGGCTTCTAGAGCCGCGAGAACTGGTGCCCGCGCCGGGGCAGGGGGCATTGGCCCTGGAGTGCCGCGAAGAAGACACCCAGCTAAGAGAGGTCCTGCAGGGGCTGGATGACCCTACCGCCCGCCTCACCGTGGGCCTCGAGCGCGGCCTGATGGCCCGGCTCCAGGGGGGCTGTCAGCTGGCCCTCGGCGCGAGCGCCCAGAGGGTGGAAGGAGGCTGGCAGCTCCTGGCCTGGTACGGCGGCAGGCTGTACGAAGCGCTGAGCGCCGAACCCCAAGAGGTGATCGAGGGGGTCTACGCCCAGATTTCGGCCGATCACCCGGAGGCCGCAGGCGCGATGGGGGAGGTGCGGCGGTGACGGTGGCCCTAACCCACGCCGAAGGACGCCTGGAAGGGTTAAGGGAGGGCCTGGAAACGCGGGGGTATAGGGTGGTGCACTACCCGCTGATAGCTACCCAAACCCTGCCGGGGGTGAGCCTGGAGCCGCTCGAGGCCTGCCGCTGGTGGCTCTTCTCCAGCCAGGCGGCGGTTCGGGCGGTGGTGGAGCTAGGGGGAAGCTTCGCCGGGCGCTGCCTCGGAGCGGTAGGGGAAGGCACCGCCAGGGCTTTGCGAGATCTGGGCCTGGAGGTCGAGCTGGTGAGCCCGGAAGGCCACGCCGAATCCCTGGCCCGCGCTTTCCTCGCCCGGCAAGCCCCGGGGCCGGTAGGGCTCCCGCGCGGGAACCGGGCGCTACCGACCCTGGCCGACCGGCTTCAGGGGGCTGGGTACGAAGTGCGTGCCCTGACGGTGTACGAAACCCTCACCCAGCCCTGGCCCCCGGATGCGCCAATCCCCGATCTCACCGTGCTGGCCAGCCCTTCGGCGGTGGAAGCTTTGCCGC from Meiothermus sp. Pnk-1 carries:
- the hemC gene encoding hydroxymethylbilane synthase — its product is MPEVRIATRGSRLALWQAGWVAAQLQAQGIASTLVVVETQGDRERVAFSQMQGQGFFTKAIQEAVLAGRADLAVHSLKDLPSAPTPGLVLAAVPPREDPREVLLALPSAWDAQAPALPLAPGARVGSSAVRRQAQLAKLRPDLTPLELRGNVPTRVEKLRSGSYEAILLAWAGLKRLGLDLGGLEVRLLEPRELVPAPGQGALALECREEDTQLREVLQGLDDPTARLTVGLERGLMARLQGGCQLALGASAQRVEGGWQLLAWYGGRLYEALSAEPQEVIEGVYAQISADHPEAAGAMGEVRR
- a CDS encoding uroporphyrinogen-III synthase, translated to MTVALTHAEGRLEGLREGLETRGYRVVHYPLIATQTLPGVSLEPLEACRWWLFSSQAAVRAVVELGGSFAGRCLGAVGEGTARALRDLGLEVELVSPEGHAESLARAFLARQAPGPVGLPRGNRALPTLADRLQGAGYEVRALTVYETLTQPWPPDAPIPDLTVLASPSAVEALPLEVARQTHCIALGPSTAQRLRAFGLRYSQAQSPSVEGVIAALERAAQTLPPSSPPR